Proteins encoded together in one Campylobacter peloridis LMG 23910 window:
- the tatB gene encoding Sec-independent protein translocase protein TatB, with translation MSFGEILVILVVAILVLGPEKLPSTIVEIAKILKAIKSNIDEAKASINKELKIAELKDEAQKYKDEFSQTNENIRKKLSFEEFDQLKEDILNNTKELKSEINDLEKDIQELSHIEEKIQKDEKNTQKMES, from the coding sequence ATGAGTTTTGGTGAAATTTTAGTTATTTTGGTTGTAGCTATTTTGGTTCTTGGACCTGAAAAACTACCTTCGACTATAGTTGAAATTGCAAAAATTTTAAAAGCCATTAAAAGCAATATTGATGAAGCAAAAGCAAGTATCAATAAAGAATTAAAAATAGCAGAATTAAAAGATGAAGCACAAAAATATAAAGATGAATTTTCACAAACCAATGAAAATATTAGAAAAAAATTAAGTTTTGAAGAATTTGATCAACTTAAAGAAGATATTTTAAATAACACTAAAGAATTAAAAAGCGAAATTAATGATTTAGAAAAAGATATACAAGAACTTTCGCATATAGAAGAAAAAATTCAAAAAGATGAAAAAAATACTCAGAAAATGGAAAGTTAA
- a CDS encoding arsenic resistance permease: MEKLVFILKDFLILFIEISVLFVLVNMLIAYVNERYAKFFNEHLKKDSFASYVKAILLGSLTPFCSCSSIPLLNAFLKAKVPLGVCIAYLITSPLINPIIVVMFVVSFGLKISLFYVGFLFCVILLLAFCISKINTQNFFNEDFLKNDLEQKSNCCSSNAFQSSYSQKSSLVFAKNSKINKILNFKSKNKENKIKTLFLQSFKEYKKILPYIIIGMAIGAFIHGFFPQDFFQIYMKDYGILGVFIAAFIGVLLYMNCTAMIPVALALTTSGIPLGVMMSFLIAGAGCSLPELVLLKRIFKFNFLFLFASMIVFIAISFGLLMFFI, translated from the coding sequence ATGGAAAAATTAGTTTTTATTTTAAAAGATTTTCTGATTTTATTTATTGAAATTTCTGTTTTATTTGTTTTGGTAAATATGCTAATTGCTTATGTTAATGAGCGCTATGCTAAATTTTTCAATGAGCATTTGAAAAAAGATTCTTTTGCAAGCTATGTAAAAGCTATACTTTTAGGCAGCTTAACGCCTTTTTGTTCGTGCTCAAGCATACCACTTTTAAATGCATTTTTAAAAGCAAAAGTGCCACTTGGAGTATGCATAGCATATTTAATCACCTCACCTTTAATTAATCCTATTATAGTGGTGATGTTTGTGGTGAGTTTTGGTTTAAAAATTTCATTATTTTATGTGGGATTTTTATTTTGTGTGATTTTATTGCTTGCTTTTTGCATTTCTAAAATCAATACTCAAAATTTTTTTAATGAAGATTTTTTAAAAAATGATTTAGAACAAAAATCAAATTGTTGTTCTAGTAATGCTTTTCAAAGCTCATATTCTCAAAAGTCTAGTTTGGTTTTTGCTAAAAATTCCAAGATAAATAAAATTTTAAATTTTAAAAGCAAAAACAAAGAAAATAAAATCAAAACTTTGTTTTTACAAAGTTTTAAAGAATATAAAAAAATATTGCCTTATATTATTATAGGTATGGCTATAGGAGCTTTTATACACGGATTTTTTCCGCAAGATTTTTTTCAAATTTATATGAAAGATTATGGAATTTTAGGTGTATTTATAGCAGCTTTTATAGGGGTTTTGCTTTATATGAATTGCACTGCTATGATACCTGTTGCCTTGGCTTTAACCACTAGTGGAATTCCTTTAGGGGTGATGATGAGTTTTTTAATAGCAGGAGCAGGATGTTCTTTGCCTGAGCTTGTTTTATTAAAAAGAATATTTAAATTTAACTTTTTATTTTTATTTGCTAGTATGATAGTTTTTATTGCAATTAGTTTTGGACTTTTAATGTTTTTTATATAA
- a CDS encoding ArsR/SmtB family transcription factor: MQEFLKISGAINDESRVLILAFLQKHGKLCVCDLQSSLNMSQSRLSRHLKILKEANFLEVDRQGVWGYYGIKENLNNFCKDVLKNINNLSLELPELKRFSCECSKE, encoded by the coding sequence ATGCAAGAGTTTTTAAAAATTAGCGGTGCGATTAATGATGAGAGTAGAGTTTTAATTTTGGCTTTTTTGCAAAAGCATGGAAAGCTTTGTGTGTGTGATTTGCAAAGCTCATTAAATATGAGTCAATCAAGGCTTTCAAGACATTTAAAAATTTTAAAAGAAGCTAATTTTTTAGAAGTAGATAGACAAGGGGTTTGGGGATATTATGGTATAAAAGAGAATTTAAATAATTTTTGCAAAGATGTATTAAAAAATATCAATAATCTTTCTTTAGAACTTCCTGAGCTTAAAAGATTTTCTTGTGAGTGTTCTAAGGAATGA